A single genomic interval of Paracoccus contaminans harbors:
- a CDS encoding DUF1491 family protein: MEPRLTAGLRVAALLRRADLAGRGAYVLRRGDDMAGAIALGVLRPSGRAELWSQEYDMATDTRPWVLQASGTPAEIDAAATRRRAADPDLWVIELELPEDQAPGALID, translated from the coding sequence ATGGAGCCGCGCCTGACCGCGGGGCTGCGGGTCGCGGCGCTGTTGCGGCGGGCCGATCTTGCCGGGCGGGGGGCCTATGTGCTGCGCCGCGGCGACGATATGGCGGGCGCCATCGCGCTGGGCGTCCTGCGCCCCTCGGGCAGGGCCGAGCTGTGGTCGCAGGAATACGACATGGCCACCGACACCCGCCCCTGGGTGCTGCAGGCCAGCGGCACCCCCGCCGAGATCGACGCCGCCGCCACTCGCCGGCGCGCCGCCGATCCCGACCTGTGGGTGATCGAGCTTGAGCTGCCCGAGGATCAGGCCCCCGGCGCGCTGATCGACTGA
- the era gene encoding GTPase Era, giving the protein MTQPGDSARPDPARPESDHPAHPDPAAAGDAASAGPTRAGFVALIGEPNAGKSTLLNRLVGAKVSIVTHKVQTTRARIRGIAMHGASQVVFVDTPGIFRPRRRLDRSMVAAAWGGAADADIVVLLIEAHRGLTDGVRAILDSLQGKAGQTPVALAINKIDRVKAEELLALSQAMNEAYPFLRTFMISAERGHGTGDLLDWLAAEVPAGPWLYPEDQIADLPMRMIAAEMTREKLTLRLHEEIPYQLTVETEHWQEREDGSARIDQVIYVTRPGHKGIVLGKGGETIKAVSTAARAEIAAFMGRPVHLFLRVALRENWLDEAERYREMGLDYRDGD; this is encoded by the coding sequence ATGACCCAGCCCGGCGATTCCGCCCGCCCTGACCCGGCCCGACCCGAGTCGGATCACCCGGCCCATCCCGATCCGGCCGCTGCCGGGGATGCCGCTTCTGCCGGGCCGACCCGCGCCGGTTTCGTCGCCCTGATCGGCGAGCCGAACGCCGGCAAATCGACCCTGCTGAACCGGCTGGTCGGGGCCAAGGTCTCGATCGTCACGCACAAGGTGCAGACGACGCGGGCGCGCATTCGGGGCATCGCCATGCATGGGGCCAGCCAGGTCGTGTTCGTGGACACGCCCGGCATTTTCCGCCCGCGCCGGCGGCTGGACCGCAGCATGGTCGCCGCCGCCTGGGGCGGGGCAGCCGATGCCGATATCGTGGTCTTGCTGATCGAGGCGCATCGGGGCCTGACCGACGGCGTGCGCGCCATCCTCGACAGCCTGCAGGGCAAGGCGGGCCAGACCCCCGTCGCGCTGGCGATCAACAAGATCGACCGCGTCAAGGCCGAGGAACTGCTGGCCCTGTCGCAGGCCATGAACGAGGCCTATCCTTTCCTGCGCACCTTCATGATCTCGGCCGAACGGGGGCATGGCACGGGCGACCTGCTGGACTGGCTGGCGGCCGAGGTGCCGGCCGGCCCCTGGCTTTATCCCGAGGATCAGATCGCCGACCTGCCTATGCGCATGATCGCGGCCGAGATGACGCGCGAAAAGCTGACCCTGCGGCTGCACGAGGAAATCCCCTATCAGCTGACAGTGGAAACCGAACACTGGCAGGAACGCGAGGACGGCAGCGCCAGGATCGACCAGGTGATCTACGTCACGCGGCCCGGCCACAAGGGCATCGTGCTGGGCAAGGGGGGCGAGACGATCAAGGCCGTCAGCACCGCCGCGCGGGCCGAGATCGCCGCCTTCATGGGCCGCCCGGTGCATCTGTTCCTGCGCGTCGCGCTGCGCGAGAACTGGCTCGACGAGGCCGAGCGCTATCGCGAAATGGGGCTGGATTACCGGGACGGCGACTGA
- the lepB gene encoding signal peptidase I, with amino-acid sequence MARSTAREKGGIWETVKTVFWALLIAGVFRTLFFQPFWIPSGSMKDTLLIGDFLFVNKMAYGYSRHSCPFSLCPVSGRILGREPQRGDVVVFRHPTRGVDFVKRVIGLPGDTIQVTQGQVILNGQPVPQTPNGVFAEAKLPQGPGRNLPRCWNEPVAEGGLCEKQRFTETLPNGVEHDVLNILDDWPLDDTPVFTVPAGSYFFMGDNRDNSEDSRVPAVAGGLGFVPAEYLIGRADRIMFSAAGSSLLYFWTWRADRFFRAVH; translated from the coding sequence ATGGCGCGCAGCACGGCCAGGGAAAAGGGCGGCATCTGGGAAACGGTCAAGACCGTGTTCTGGGCGCTGCTCATCGCGGGCGTGTTCCGCACGCTGTTCTTCCAGCCGTTCTGGATCCCCTCCGGCTCGATGAAGGACACGCTGCTGATCGGGGACTTCCTGTTCGTCAACAAGATGGCCTATGGCTATTCGCGCCATTCCTGTCCCTTCTCGCTGTGCCCCGTTTCGGGCCGCATCCTGGGGCGCGAGCCGCAGCGCGGCGACGTGGTGGTGTTCCGCCACCCCACGCGCGGGGTCGATTTCGTCAAGCGGGTGATCGGCCTGCCGGGCGATACGATCCAGGTGACGCAGGGGCAGGTGATCCTGAACGGCCAGCCCGTTCCGCAGACCCCGAACGGGGTCTTCGCCGAGGCCAAGCTGCCGCAGGGTCCGGGCCGCAACCTGCCGCGCTGCTGGAACGAGCCGGTCGCCGAGGGGGGGCTGTGCGAAAAGCAGCGATTCACGGAAACCCTGCCCAATGGCGTCGAGCATGACGTGCTGAACATCCTTGATGACTGGCCGCTGGACGACACCCCCGTCTTCACCGTCCCGGCGGGCAGCTATTTCTTCATGGGCGACAACCGCGACAATTCCGAAGACAGCCGCGTGCCTGCCGTCGCCGGGGGCCTGGGCTTTGTCCCGGCCGAATATCTGATCGGGCGCGCCGACCGGATCATGTTCTCGGCCGCGGGCAGTTCGCTGCTGTATTTCTGGACATGGCGGGCGGACCGTTTCTTCCGGGCCGTGCACTGA
- a CDS encoding pyridoxine 5'-phosphate synthase produces the protein MLRLGVNIDHVATVRNARGTPWPDPLRAALMAQQAGADGITAHLREDRRHISDADIAHLADALDVPLNLEMAATAEMQAIALRHRPHAVCLVPEKREERTTEGGLDVAGDLARLADYVAPLREAGSRVSLFIGHDPRQIEAAAAAGAAVVELHTGAYCDFDTAGDIARRDAELAGLAEGARLAASLGLEVHAGHGLTFDTVGPIAALPQIAELNIGHFLIAESIFTGLGPAIAQMRRRMDAARAPA, from the coding sequence ATGCTGCGTCTGGGTGTGAATATCGACCATGTCGCCACCGTGCGGAACGCGCGCGGCACGCCATGGCCCGATCCGCTGCGCGCCGCGCTGATGGCCCAGCAGGCCGGCGCGGACGGCATCACCGCGCATCTGCGCGAGGATCGCCGCCATATTTCGGATGCCGACATCGCGCATCTGGCCGATGCGCTTGACGTGCCGCTGAACCTTGAAATGGCGGCCACGGCCGAAATGCAGGCGATCGCCCTGCGCCATCGCCCCCATGCTGTCTGCCTCGTTCCCGAAAAGCGCGAGGAACGCACGACCGAAGGGGGGCTGGACGTGGCCGGCGATCTGGCGCGCCTGGCCGATTATGTCGCCCCCCTGCGCGAGGCGGGCAGCCGCGTGTCGCTGTTCATCGGCCACGATCCCCGCCAGATCGAGGCTGCGGCCGCCGCCGGCGCGGCCGTCGTCGAACTGCACACCGGGGCCTATTGCGATTTCGACACCGCAGGCGACATCGCCCGGCGCGATGCCGAGCTTGCCGGCCTGGCCGAGGGCGCGCGCCTGGCCGCCTCGCTGGGGCTCGAGGTGCATGCGGGCCATGGGCTGACCTTCGACACGGTCGGCCCGATCGCCGCGCTGCCGCAGATCGCCGAACTGAACATCGGCCATTTCCTGATCGCCGAGTCGATCTTTACCGGCCTTGGTCCCGCGATCGCGCAGATGCGCCGGCGCATGGATGCGGCGCGGGCGCCGGCATGA
- the acpS gene encoding holo-ACP synthase → MILGIGTDLCNIDRIAAVLERHGDRFRNRVFTPTELARARRRPHEAATLAKRWAAKEACSKALGTGLAMGIAWRDMAVSNLASGQPGMALTGWAAERLAAMTPPGHRARIHVTLTDDHPWAQAFVVIEALAENGPHPSGGA, encoded by the coding sequence ATGATCCTCGGCATCGGCACCGATCTGTGCAACATCGACCGCATCGCGGCCGTGCTGGAACGCCACGGCGACCGCTTTCGCAACCGCGTGTTCACCCCGACCGAACTTGCCCGTGCCCGCCGCCGCCCGCACGAGGCGGCGACGCTGGCCAAGCGATGGGCGGCCAAGGAGGCCTGCAGCAAGGCGCTGGGCACCGGGCTGGCGATGGGGATCGCCTGGCGCGACATGGCGGTATCCAACCTGGCCTCGGGCCAGCCGGGCATGGCCCTGACGGGCTGGGCCGCCGAACGGCTGGCGGCGATGACCCCGCCGGGGCACCGCGCCCGCATCCATGTCACCCTGACCGACGATCACCCCTGGGCGCAGGCCTTCGTGGTGATCGAGGCGCTGGCCGAGAATGGGCCCCACCCATCCGGCGGCGCTTGA
- a CDS encoding MBL fold metallo-hydrolase, protein MTAGQAGQADAPATADEAEGRAGKAGVPAPAAAAATGIVHPWNAAPPEGEAAEVAPGILWMRLPLPMRLDHVNCYALREPDGWTIVDTGFDTPAARAVWQRLMDGPLEGAPVRRVLVTHHHPDHVGLAGWFMQQGAALLASRTAWLMARMLQLDVQERPTPQQVCFWRRAGMDSAQLARRGAERPVNSADVTHPLPLGYTRVCEGQTLHLGGRDWHVAVGHGHAPEHLVLFGADADLVIGGDQLLPGISPNLGVHATEPGANPVQDWLDSCAHLAPLANARQLILPGHKLPYRGLPERLAQLAENHESALARLAASLAERPRTAADCFDVLFRRRIGEGEYGLALVEAVAHVNALAARGLACEIGLTPEGGVIWGAPAGRDSAAHFG, encoded by the coding sequence ATGACCGCCGGGCAGGCCGGGCAGGCCGACGCCCCCGCTACGGCGGATGAGGCAGAAGGGCGGGCCGGGAAGGCCGGCGTGCCGGCCCCGGCCGCGGCTGCTGCCACCGGCATCGTCCACCCCTGGAACGCCGCCCCGCCCGAGGGCGAGGCGGCAGAGGTCGCGCCCGGCATCCTGTGGATGCGCCTGCCGCTGCCCATGCGGCTTGATCACGTCAACTGCTATGCGCTGCGCGAGCCGGACGGCTGGACGATCGTGGACACAGGGTTCGATACGCCCGCCGCCCGAGCGGTCTGGCAGCGCCTGATGGACGGCCCGCTGGAGGGCGCCCCTGTCCGGCGGGTGCTGGTGACGCATCATCACCCGGATCATGTCGGCCTTGCGGGATGGTTCATGCAGCAGGGGGCGGCGCTGCTGGCCAGCCGCACCGCCTGGCTGATGGCGCGGATGCTGCAGCTGGACGTGCAGGAACGGCCCACGCCGCAGCAGGTCTGCTTCTGGCGGCGCGCCGGGATGGACAGCGCGCAACTGGCGCGGCGCGGCGCCGAGCGCCCCGTCAACAGCGCCGATGTGACCCATCCCCTGCCGCTGGGCTATACCCGCGTTTGCGAAGGACAGACCCTGCATCTGGGCGGGCGCGACTGGCATGTGGCGGTTGGCCATGGCCATGCGCCCGAACATCTGGTGCTGTTCGGCGCCGATGCTGATCTGGTGATCGGGGGGGATCAGCTGCTGCCCGGAATTTCGCCCAATCTCGGCGTGCATGCGACCGAGCCGGGCGCCAATCCGGTGCAGGACTGGCTGGACAGCTGCGCCCATCTTGCGCCGCTTGCGAATGCGCGGCAGCTGATCCTGCCGGGGCACAAGCTGCCTTATCGCGGCCTGCCCGAACGGCTGGCACAGCTGGCCGAGAACCACGAATCGGCGCTGGCGCGGCTGGCCGCCTCGCTGGCCGAACGGCCGCGCACGGCGGCCGACTGTTTCGACGTGCTGTTCCGCCGCCGCATTGGCGAGGGCGAATACGGCCTCGCGCTTGTCGAAGCGGTCGCCCATGTCAACGCGCTGGCCGCGCGCGGCCTGGCCTGCGAGATCGGCCTGACGCCCGAGGGCGGCGTGATCTGGGGCGCGCCGGCGGGGCGTGACAGCGCGGCGCATTTCGGCTAG
- a CDS encoding aa3-type cytochrome c oxidase subunit IV has product MATIQTRHITHGAANTHGQGTDSVTDLAAHQRTFDGFVSMLKWNVIAIIAILIFLALSNA; this is encoded by the coding sequence ATGGCCACGATCCAGACACGACACATCACCCACGGGGCCGCGAACACCCATGGGCAGGGCACCGACAGCGTGACCGACCTTGCCGCGCACCAGCGCACGTTCGACGGCTTTGTCAGCATGCTCAAGTGGAACGTGATCGCCATCATCGCGATCCTGATCTTCCTGGCGCTTTCCAACGCCTGA
- a CDS encoding 4-(cytidine 5'-diphospho)-2-C-methyl-D-erythritol kinase — MTAPAREPATQPATQPAPAKINLALHVTGRRDDGYHLLDSLVVFTALGDRVTVAPGPPSLRLTGPFAHAVPGGEDNLVLRAARAVGAGAAITLDKHLPPASGIGGGTADAAAVLRALGRVPRRPEMLGADLPACLVSAPLRMRGVGELLDPVAGLPLLDLVLVNPGIEVPTPAVFAALERRDNPGLPPWGGGTRAALLEWLGQTRNDLQGPALRLAPVIGDCLAALAGQGAGFVRMSGSGATCFGIFADGAGAEAAAARLAAARPDWWVRATRTIEGLPLALPQG, encoded by the coding sequence GTGACCGCCCCCGCCCGCGAGCCGGCGACCCAGCCGGCCACCCAGCCGGCGCCGGCCAAGATCAACCTGGCGCTGCACGTCACGGGGCGGCGGGACGACGGCTATCACCTGCTCGATTCGCTGGTGGTGTTCACGGCGCTGGGCGACAGGGTGACGGTTGCGCCCGGCCCCCCGTCGCTGCGCCTGACGGGACCGTTCGCCCATGCTGTCCCCGGCGGCGAGGACAACCTGGTGCTGCGCGCGGCGCGTGCGGTCGGGGCGGGGGCTGCGATCACGCTGGACAAGCATCTGCCCCCCGCCTCGGGAATCGGGGGCGGCACGGCCGATGCGGCTGCGGTGCTGCGCGCGCTCGGCCGTGTGCCCCGGCGCCCCGAGATGCTGGGCGCCGACCTGCCCGCCTGCCTGGTCAGCGCGCCCTTGCGGATGCGCGGGGTGGGCGAGCTGCTCGACCCTGTGGCCGGGCTGCCGCTGCTGGATCTGGTACTGGTCAATCCGGGCATCGAGGTGCCCACCCCTGCCGTCTTCGCGGCGCTGGAGCGGCGGGACAATCCGGGGCTGCCGCCTTGGGGCGGGGGCACGCGCGCGGCGCTGCTGGAATGGCTGGGGCAGACGCGCAACGACCTGCAAGGCCCCGCGCTGCGCCTGGCGCCGGTCATCGGCGACTGCCTGGCGGCACTGGCCGGGCAGGGGGCGGGCTTTGTCCGCATGTCGGGTTCGGGGGCGACCTGCTTTGGCATCTTTGCCGATGGCGCAGGCGCCGAGGCGGCCGCGGCGCGCCTGGCCGCAGCGCGGCCGGACTGGTGGGTCAGGGCCACCCGCACCATCGAGGGGCTACCCCTCGCATTGCCGCAGGGCTAA
- a CDS encoding AzlC family ABC transporter permease translates to MRSACMGALQALPFLLVLVPFALLFGVVATASGLKVAQTMGFSVLVLAGASQFSALQLLNDHAPVLIVLASSLAINLRMAMYSASLTPWLGRAPAWQRAVIAYVLIDQTYGLAIQRFERQPQLSVTQRVAYVFGASPVLCLPWIASTYVGATAGSLIPAHWPLDFAVPITFLAMIAPMLRTLAHLAAAGVSVAAALAMAGLPSGTGVLLAGPLGMAAGALVETWQGRRTARARG, encoded by the coding sequence ATGCGGTCGGCATGCATGGGGGCGCTGCAGGCGTTGCCCTTTCTGCTGGTGCTGGTTCCCTTTGCGCTGCTGTTCGGGGTGGTGGCGACCGCCTCGGGGCTGAAGGTTGCGCAGACAATGGGGTTCTCGGTTCTGGTGCTGGCGGGGGCCTCGCAGTTTTCCGCGTTGCAGCTGCTGAACGATCATGCGCCGGTGCTGATCGTGCTGGCCTCGTCCCTGGCCATCAACCTGCGCATGGCGATGTATTCCGCCTCGCTGACGCCATGGCTGGGCCGCGCGCCAGCATGGCAGCGGGCGGTGATCGCCTATGTCTTGATCGACCAGACCTATGGGCTGGCGATCCAGAGGTTCGAGCGGCAGCCGCAGCTTTCGGTGACCCAGCGCGTTGCCTATGTCTTCGGCGCCTCGCCGGTGCTGTGCCTGCCCTGGATCGCCTCTACCTATGTCGGGGCGACGGCGGGATCGCTGATCCCGGCGCATTGGCCGCTGGATTTCGCCGTGCCCATCACCTTTCTGGCGATGATCGCGCCGATGCTGCGCACGCTGGCGCATCTGGCGGCGGCGGGCGTGTCGGTTGCGGCGGCGCTGGCGATGGCGGGGCTGCCCTCGGGGACGGGCGTTCTGCTTGCCGGCCCGCTGGGCATGGCGGCAGGCGCGCTGGTCGAGACATGGCAAGGCCGCCGCACCGCCCGCGCGCGGGGCTGA
- a CDS encoding AzlD domain-containing protein, with protein sequence MGGYSDLTIWTVIVVLGIGTYLMRWSFLGAVGNRPLPEWAQRLLRYTAVAVLPALVAPQVIWPAATQGHPDPARLLAAAVTVAAGLLTRHTLWAILAGGAALALGMGLMG encoded by the coding sequence ATGGGCGGCTATTCCGACCTGACCATCTGGACGGTGATCGTGGTGCTGGGGATCGGCACCTATCTGATGCGCTGGTCGTTCCTGGGCGCGGTGGGAAACCGGCCGCTGCCCGAATGGGCGCAGCGGCTGCTGCGCTATACGGCGGTCGCCGTGCTGCCGGCGCTGGTCGCTCCGCAGGTGATCTGGCCGGCGGCCACGCAGGGCCATCCCGATCCGGCGCGGCTGCTGGCCGCCGCGGTCACCGTCGCGGCCGGTCTGCTGACCCGCCATACCCTCTGGGCGATCCTGGCAGGCGGAGCCGCGCTGGCCCTTGGCATGGGGCTGATGGGCTGA
- a CDS encoding tetratricopeptide repeat protein, translating to MKPILILAVAGGLCAPAMAQAPAALSAAPRAASLTGLPLRLAQAEAAPAGTQPRTATDGARDPAAPAAAMAPVPGRAGPYLAARLAAARSDYAPAARYFRQAVRNDPADIFLQDGALVSLVSAGEMGDAVALSDNLVRSNKATELAGLIARVEMARKGDWAGVLKSLDERPSTADGAAGPLLDGMIRAWAQLGAGRAGDAFATLEHLSKTRGAGGIAQYQLALAKASVGDYEAAEKALRAPEASGHLGGITARVQVLSQLERNDEAIKVLDGVDALETEPSLKAMRARLAAGETLPFDVVGSPVAGLAQVFVTFGGVLMGGEDTDQLALIYARLGQYLDPQMADAQLLAAQLLQSAGQFDLAEKEFDGLRAKGDLRPGAELSRIDALARAGRGDDAEAAARRLTEAWPDLPAAWMALGDLLRQHDRFAEAVPVYDEALKRLQKTDDPQASWFALYARGIALERTGQFDRADADFQAALKLQPEQAPILNYLGYSWVDRNIRLNEGLKLIEKAVALRPDDGYILDSLAWAHYRMGHYAQAVDPMEKAVAAMSSDSLVNDHMGDIYWMVGRKREAEIQWKRALSLYKPDDTDTDLNRIRAKLEVGLDAVLAAEKANGGKLPQGFGQPPAPPAPGPAAAPAEAADPSLPPSAPADAPPKP from the coding sequence ATGAAACCTATCCTGATCCTCGCGGTGGCCGGCGGGCTGTGCGCCCCGGCCATGGCCCAAGCCCCCGCCGCGCTTTCCGCCGCGCCCCGCGCCGCATCCCTGACCGGCTTGCCGCTGCGCCTTGCGCAGGCGGAGGCCGCCCCGGCCGGAACGCAGCCCCGCACCGCCACGGACGGCGCGCGCGATCCGGCCGCGCCTGCTGCCGCGATGGCGCCCGTCCCCGGCCGCGCCGGCCCCTACCTTGCCGCGCGCCTTGCCGCGGCGCGCAGCGATTATGCCCCTGCCGCGCGCTATTTCCGCCAGGCCGTGCGGAACGATCCGGCCGACATCTTCCTGCAGGATGGCGCGCTGGTGTCGCTGGTGTCGGCTGGTGAGATGGGCGATGCCGTCGCGCTGTCGGACAATCTCGTGCGCTCGAACAAGGCGACCGAACTGGCCGGGCTGATCGCGCGCGTGGAAATGGCCCGCAAGGGCGACTGGGCGGGCGTCCTGAAATCGCTGGACGAGCGGCCCTCGACCGCCGACGGGGCGGCGGGGCCGCTGCTGGACGGCATGATCCGCGCCTGGGCGCAACTGGGCGCGGGCCGCGCCGGGGATGCCTTCGCCACGCTGGAGCATCTGTCCAAGACCCGCGGGGCGGGGGGGATCGCGCAGTATCAGCTCGCGCTGGCCAAGGCCAGCGTGGGGGATTACGAGGCGGCCGAAAAGGCGCTGCGCGCGCCCGAGGCGTCGGGCCATCTGGGCGGCATCACCGCGCGGGTCCAGGTGCTTTCCCAGCTGGAGCGCAATGACGAGGCCATCAAGGTGCTGGATGGCGTCGACGCGCTGGAGACAGAGCCGTCGCTGAAGGCGATGCGCGCCCGGCTGGCGGCTGGCGAAACGCTGCCCTTCGACGTGGTCGGATCGCCGGTTGCGGGGCTGGCGCAGGTCTTCGTCACCTTCGGCGGGGTGCTGATGGGGGGCGAGGATACCGATCAGCTGGCGCTGATCTATGCGCGGCTGGGGCAATATCTTGACCCGCAGATGGCCGATGCGCAGTTGCTGGCGGCCCAGTTGCTGCAATCGGCCGGCCAGTTCGACCTGGCGGAAAAGGAATTCGACGGCCTGCGCGCCAAGGGCGACCTGCGCCCCGGCGCCGAGCTTTCCCGCATCGACGCGCTGGCCCGCGCCGGCCGGGGCGATGATGCCGAGGCGGCCGCCCGCCGCCTGACCGAGGCCTGGCCCGATCTGCCCGCAGCCTGGATGGCGCTGGGTGATCTGCTGCGCCAGCATGACCGCTTTGCCGAGGCCGTGCCCGTCTATGACGAGGCGCTCAAGCGGCTGCAGAAGACGGATGATCCGCAGGCAAGCTGGTTTGCGCTGTATGCGCGCGGCATCGCCTTGGAACGCACCGGCCAGTTCGACCGGGCGGATGCCGATTTTCAGGCCGCGCTCAAGCTTCAGCCGGAGCAGGCGCCGATCCTGAACTATCTCGGCTACAGCTGGGTCGATCGCAACATCCGGCTGAACGAGGGGCTGAAGCTGATCGAAAAGGCCGTGGCGCTGCGCCCGGACGATGGCTACATCCTCGATTCGCTGGCCTGGGCGCATTACCGCATGGGCCATTATGCCCAGGCCGTCGATCCGATGGAAAAGGCGGTCGCGGCCATGTCCTCGGACAGTCTGGTCAATGACCATATGGGCGACATCTACTGGATGGTCGGGCGCAAGCGCGAGGCCGAGATCCAGTGGAAACGGGCGCTGAGCCTTTACAAGCCCGACGATACCGACACCGACCTGAACCGCATCCGCGCCAAGCTGGAGGTCGGGCTGGATGCGGTGCTGGCCGCGGAAAAGGCCAATGGGGGCAAGCTGCCGCAAGGGTTCGGCCAGCCGCCTGCGCCCCCCGCCCCCGGCCCGGCGGCCGCCCCGGCCGAGGCCGCCGATCCGTCCCTGCCGCCTTCCGCCCCTGCGGACGCGCCGCCCAAGCCGTGA
- the rnc gene encoding ribonuclease III — MKLSAELRAFQARLGHDFADPALLVRALTHSSLSSPTRPDNQRLEFLGDRVLGLTIAEALLRQDRGASEGQLAPRLNALVRGETCAEIARQIGLGEMLKLGRSEMMTGGRRKDALLGDAMEAVIAAVYLDGGFAAARAMILRLWGDRIAGAEAASFNPKTALQEWAQAQGMGLPRYHVAERSGPDHAPSFRIVVILDDARSAEASGAGTKRSIEQAAAQAMLDKIGVTQ; from the coding sequence GTGAAGCTGTCGGCCGAGCTGCGCGCCTTTCAGGCGCGGCTGGGGCATGATTTCGCCGACCCCGCCTTGCTGGTGCGCGCCCTGACCCATAGCAGCCTGTCATCGCCCACGCGGCCCGACAACCAGCGGCTGGAATTCCTGGGCGACCGCGTGCTGGGCCTGACCATTGCCGAGGCGCTGCTGCGGCAGGACCGCGGCGCGAGCGAGGGCCAGCTTGCGCCCCGGCTGAACGCGCTGGTGCGCGGCGAGACCTGCGCCGAGATCGCCCGCCAGATCGGCTTGGGCGAGATGCTCAAGCTGGGCCGGTCCGAGATGATGACCGGCGGGCGCCGCAAGGACGCCCTGCTGGGCGACGCGATGGAGGCGGTGATAGCCGCCGTCTATCTGGACGGCGGATTCGCGGCGGCGCGGGCGATGATCCTGCGCCTGTGGGGCGACCGGATCGCCGGGGCCGAGGCGGCATCGTTCAACCCCAAGACGGCCTTGCAGGAATGGGCGCAGGCGCAGGGCATGGGATTGCCCCGCTATCACGTCGCCGAACGCAGCGGACCCGATCATGCCCCCAGCTTTCGCATTGTCGTGATCCTGGACGACGCCCGCAGCGCCGAGGCAAGCGGCGCGGGCACCAAGCGCAGCATCGAACAGGCCGCCGCCCAGGCGATGCTGGACAAGATCGGAGTGACGCAATGA